One Pseudoalteromonas sp. NC201 DNA segment encodes these proteins:
- the rsgA gene encoding ribosome small subunit-dependent GTPase A, with product MNTSYSPTQLGWQAFFQQQLTLTELESSNLGRVIAHHRSNYLIQLQSRQISLATHVSLPSMTVGDWVLLDENYQFIRLLSRKSVISRKAAGSKVAEQLIAANIDSLFIVCSLNQDFNLNRIERYLALANEAQVEPIVVLTKKDLVDCWQQQVQLVQELDPFLTVEVINALEPSSVECLKAWCSAGKTLSFVGSSGVGKSSLVNTLLECKEQLTGSIREDDAKGRHTTTSRSLHFMDNGSVLLDTPGMREIQLADCQQGISKTFAEIEVLESACRFSDCSHQNEPGCAVQQAIESGELEVRRFNNFIKLRSEHQRNNASLKDKRDKERALAKKYRFVQSDTRRLKKGY from the coding sequence ATGAATACATCTTATTCGCCAACACAGCTTGGTTGGCAAGCATTTTTTCAACAGCAACTGACACTAACAGAACTAGAATCATCAAATCTTGGCCGCGTGATAGCGCACCACAGAAGTAATTATTTAATCCAGTTGCAATCACGACAAATTTCTTTAGCTACTCATGTTTCACTGCCTAGTATGACGGTTGGTGATTGGGTTTTGTTGGATGAAAATTATCAATTTATTAGGCTATTATCCCGCAAATCGGTTATTTCAAGGAAAGCTGCGGGCAGTAAAGTCGCGGAGCAATTGATAGCTGCAAATATCGATAGCCTGTTTATTGTTTGCTCGCTAAATCAGGATTTTAATCTAAACCGGATCGAACGTTACTTAGCACTGGCTAACGAAGCTCAAGTGGAGCCAATTGTTGTTTTGACCAAGAAGGATTTGGTCGATTGTTGGCAACAGCAAGTACAACTCGTTCAGGAGTTGGATCCATTTTTGACAGTCGAAGTGATAAATGCGTTGGAGCCGAGCTCCGTTGAGTGCCTAAAAGCTTGGTGTAGCGCGGGCAAAACGTTGTCATTTGTAGGCTCATCAGGTGTGGGTAAGTCCAGCTTGGTGAACACGCTGTTAGAGTGTAAAGAGCAGCTCACCGGTTCAATCCGTGAAGATGATGCAAAAGGGCGGCACACGACAACCTCTCGCTCGTTACATTTTATGGACAATGGCTCAGTGTTGCTCGATACACCAGGAATGAGGGAGATCCAACTAGCCGATTGCCAACAAGGGATCAGTAAAACATTTGCAGAAATTGAAGTGTTAGAAAGCGCTTGCCGCTTCAGTGATTGCTCACATCAAAATGAGCCCGGATGTGCTGTTCAGCAAGCGATAGAGAGTGGCGAACTTGAAGTTAGGCGCTTCAACAACTTCATAAAACTAAGAAGTGAACATCAAAGAAACAACGCCAGCCTAAAAGATAAGAGAGACAAGGAAAGAGCACTTGCAAAGAAATATCGTTTTGTACAAAGCGATACTAGAAGACTAAAAAAGGGCTACTGA
- a CDS encoding serine hydrolase domain-containing protein translates to MKITLLAALVTVASCAEQKLKAVAPDYVNKQRVFEQSIREINDNGVSSETASTLQSRMSTYRVPAVSITVFDNNHILWSKGYGVTDEYSKVNVTPDTLFQAASISKAVTSFGAFKMIELGRFGLHEDVNSKLTRWQVPNNKFTKENKVTPSRIMSHTSGLNVQGFAGYGRNQKTPSLVQVLQGSELSNSPSVRVFQTPGKSEFYSGGGMTVLQLLMEDSSGLSFSELMEKQVLKPLNMNNSSFKLASLNLPQYRVAKGHDLQANMIAGGYRLYPEKAAAGLWSTPSDLALFMIALGKSYRGDEESLLSPHLAKVMLTRVPGAGGTGIGLDGEGNAYRFRHSGGNAGYTCYAVSFASVGRGFVVMTNSDNGFQLIHEISRAISEVYDWPALWMHE, encoded by the coding sequence ATGAAAATCACACTGCTGGCAGCTCTGGTTACTGTGGCGAGCTGTGCAGAACAAAAGTTGAAAGCTGTAGCACCAGATTATGTAAATAAACAACGAGTATTCGAGCAGAGTATTCGCGAAATTAATGATAACGGGGTGAGTAGTGAAACAGCGAGTACACTTCAATCCAGAATGAGCACATACCGCGTCCCTGCTGTTAGCATTACTGTTTTTGATAATAATCATATTCTTTGGTCGAAAGGTTACGGCGTTACAGATGAGTACTCAAAAGTGAATGTAACGCCGGATACGCTGTTTCAGGCTGCTTCCATTTCTAAAGCTGTAACGAGCTTTGGTGCTTTTAAGATGATAGAGCTAGGTCGTTTTGGACTACATGAAGATGTAAACAGTAAGCTTACACGCTGGCAGGTCCCCAATAATAAATTTACTAAAGAAAATAAAGTGACACCCAGTCGAATTATGAGTCACACCTCAGGGCTCAATGTACAAGGGTTCGCTGGTTATGGCAGAAACCAAAAAACTCCTTCGCTCGTACAGGTTTTACAAGGGAGTGAGTTGAGTAATTCCCCATCAGTTAGAGTGTTTCAAACACCTGGGAAGTCTGAATTTTATTCAGGTGGTGGCATGACAGTTTTGCAACTGTTGATGGAAGATAGTAGTGGGCTGTCATTCTCTGAGTTAATGGAAAAGCAGGTATTAAAGCCCCTAAACATGAATAACAGCTCTTTTAAGTTAGCGTCGCTGAATCTGCCTCAATATAGAGTTGCTAAAGGTCATGATTTACAAGCAAATATGATCGCTGGAGGTTATCGGCTATATCCTGAAAAGGCAGCTGCGGGGTTATGGAGTACTCCTTCTGATTTAGCATTATTTATGATTGCTCTAGGTAAGTCCTATCGTGGTGATGAAGAAAGCTTATTATCTCCACATCTTGCGAAAGTCATGCTTACTAGAGTTCCCGGTGCTGGTGGTACAGGAATAGGACTCGATGGAGAAGGTAACGCTTATAGATTTAGACATAGTGGTGGGAATGCCGGGTATACTTGCTATGCTGTGTCTTTTGCTAGTGTTGGCCGAGGTTTTGTGGTTATGACAAACTCAGACAATGGCTTTCAATTAATCCATGAAATCTCTAGAGCCATTTCTGAAGTTTATGATTGGCCTGCATTATGGATGCATGAATAA
- a CDS encoding transposase, translating into MATARCRQICLSETKYYHCISRCVRQAYLCGQDIATGRSYEHRRDWVEEKLLALKKTFCIDVCAYAVMNNHTHVVLHVDIQKAKRLTDKAIIIRWHKQFKGNWLTHKFIRNEPLSDAERSILDNTINIYRSRITCISWFMRTLNEYIARRANREDQCTGRFWEGRFKSQALLDEAALAACMAYVDLNPIRANLAKLPEESKYTSVKKRIELAKQGKQPRSLFRFAGNPRKHMPKGIPLELSSYLELVELTGRCIRSDKIGCIINKQPILDRLNLTSKNWITLTTQFSTVIHGAAGSSAAKQKYCDSLSIQRRSNISNCVALFG; encoded by the coding sequence ATGGCCACTGCACGCTGCCGACAAATTTGTCTATCAGAAACCAAATATTATCACTGTATTTCTCGCTGTGTTAGGCAAGCCTACCTTTGCGGTCAGGATATAGCCACTGGGCGTTCTTACGAGCATCGCAGAGATTGGGTCGAAGAAAAGCTACTCGCCCTTAAAAAAACGTTTTGCATTGATGTCTGTGCATATGCGGTTATGAATAACCACACTCATGTAGTTCTGCACGTTGATATTCAAAAAGCCAAACGTCTAACTGACAAAGCTATTATCATTCGCTGGCACAAGCAGTTTAAAGGCAATTGGCTCACACATAAGTTTATTCGTAATGAGCCATTATCAGATGCGGAAAGATCAATACTTGATAACACTATCAATATATATCGATCACGCATAACCTGTATAAGCTGGTTTATGAGAACTCTTAATGAGTATATTGCACGACGAGCAAATCGAGAAGACCAATGCACAGGTCGGTTTTGGGAAGGGCGCTTCAAATCACAAGCACTACTTGATGAAGCTGCACTTGCTGCGTGCATGGCTTATGTTGATCTAAATCCCATTCGCGCTAACCTAGCTAAGCTACCTGAAGAATCTAAATACACGAGTGTAAAAAAGCGTATTGAATTAGCCAAACAAGGTAAGCAACCTCGCTCACTATTCCGATTTGCTGGCAATCCGAGAAAGCATATGCCTAAAGGTATACCGCTTGAGCTGTCATCATATCTCGAACTGGTCGAACTCACAGGGCGTTGCATAAGAAGTGACAAAATAGGTTGCATTATAAACAAACAACCGATTTTAGACAGGTTAAATCTAACCTCTAAGAACTGGATAACCCTGACAACACAATTTAGTACTGTGATCCATGGAGCTGCAGGTAGCTCAGCAGCAAAGCAAAAATATTGTGATTCACTCTCAATTCAACGGCGTTCGAATATCTCCAATTGTGTAGCACTTTTTGGTTAA
- a CDS encoding IS110 family transposase — MNNVSTLSIDLAKNVFQLLSFDKQGNKCFSRRLDRAKLLQTLTQLPACNVVMESCSTSHYWGRYCLQAGHQVQLIPAQHVTPFVRGNKNDKNDCMAIYEASLRPNIRFVPVKTEHQQAILALHRYRERLIHNRTACINQTCGLLLEFGIVIKKSLKSFRATIADLLNRNLHGALNLLLRDVYEEMQKLDANIKNVEAQFKQFNEQSQAAQIIQSIPGIGIINASALSATIDKGQAFSNKKELAVWLGITPRQYASGETNKMGGITKRGDRYLRKQLIHGARTVVNHAHKKQDDLNKWINALVERRGKNKAVVATAHRLARLMWILLQRNEPYKAQYTQSEAQS; from the coding sequence ATGAATAACGTTAGCACGCTTTCAATTGATCTAGCAAAAAATGTATTCCAACTTTTATCGTTTGATAAGCAAGGTAATAAATGTTTTTCCAGAAGGTTAGATAGAGCAAAGCTCTTGCAAACATTGACCCAATTACCTGCTTGTAATGTTGTTATGGAATCATGCTCAACGTCTCATTATTGGGGGCGGTACTGCTTACAAGCTGGGCACCAAGTTCAGCTTATCCCTGCGCAACATGTTACCCCTTTTGTCCGTGGCAATAAAAACGATAAAAATGATTGTATGGCGATTTATGAAGCGAGCCTTCGACCTAACATTCGCTTTGTTCCTGTAAAAACAGAGCATCAACAAGCAATCCTAGCACTACATCGCTATCGGGAGCGGCTCATACATAATCGAACCGCCTGCATCAACCAAACATGTGGTTTGTTACTTGAATTTGGCATCGTCATCAAAAAGAGCTTAAAGTCTTTTCGTGCAACCATTGCTGATCTGCTCAACCGTAATTTACATGGAGCTTTAAATCTACTCCTCAGAGACGTTTATGAAGAAATGCAAAAGTTAGACGCCAATATTAAAAATGTAGAGGCACAATTTAAGCAGTTTAATGAACAGAGCCAAGCTGCTCAAATTATCCAATCCATCCCCGGAATTGGGATTATCAACGCATCGGCATTGAGTGCCACAATAGATAAAGGGCAAGCATTTTCTAATAAAAAGGAGTTGGCTGTGTGGCTTGGGATCACACCACGTCAATATGCTTCGGGTGAAACCAATAAGATGGGAGGGATCACCAAACGAGGTGATCGTTATCTAAGAAAACAACTCATTCATGGTGCCCGTACAGTGGTCAATCATGCGCACAAAAAGCAGGATGATTTAAACAAATGGATCAACGCATTGGTAGAACGTCGCGGTAAAAATAAAGCGGTGGTGGCCACGGCCCACCGATTGGCTCGCTTAATGTGGATATTGCTACAAAGAAATGAACCTTATAAAGCCCAATATACACAAAGTGAGGCGCAATCATGA
- a CDS encoding M48 family metallopeptidase: protein MSSKIHNRVKQSKETQWLWIIAATVVVVLFSGYQFYTKGVPYFAEEISASLPKQIYQIIDEGSLNELDNSEFSESKLSEIKQQETRALFVSLLGTNASSEREFKLEFRQWKDKANAMALANGSIVITDNMVELASTQQELSAVLLHEIGHVEHNHVMESLVSSSIVFVSLSVVLGDISALSDLMMQGAMLGINQNYSQQAELEADLYAHNKLMALYGNSDAMISIFEKLAKESDEQHSWLSTHPSFEQRIEQLKQNP from the coding sequence ATGAGCTCAAAGATACACAACAGAGTCAAACAGTCTAAAGAAACGCAGTGGCTTTGGATTATAGCGGCCACAGTAGTGGTCGTTTTATTTAGTGGTTATCAGTTTTATACCAAAGGCGTGCCGTACTTCGCTGAAGAGATCTCAGCCTCATTGCCCAAACAAATCTACCAAATCATCGACGAAGGAAGCCTAAACGAGCTAGATAACTCGGAATTCTCGGAGTCAAAGCTAAGTGAAATCAAACAGCAAGAGACTCGCGCTTTATTTGTCTCACTGCTTGGCACCAATGCATCGAGTGAACGTGAATTTAAACTTGAATTTAGGCAGTGGAAAGATAAAGCCAACGCCATGGCATTGGCCAATGGTAGCATTGTGATCACCGATAACATGGTCGAACTGGCATCTACTCAGCAAGAGCTTAGCGCAGTATTACTCCACGAGATTGGTCATGTCGAGCATAATCACGTCATGGAATCTCTTGTTAGCTCGTCTATCGTATTTGTCAGTTTGAGTGTCGTATTGGGTGACATCTCTGCGCTCTCAGATCTTATGATGCAGGGCGCAATGTTAGGTATCAACCAAAATTACTCTCAGCAAGCTGAACTCGAGGCTGATTTGTACGCGCATAACAAGCTAATGGCGCTGTATGGTAATAGTGACGCAATGATCTCTATATTCGAAAAACTCGCCAAGGAAAGCGATGAACAGCATAGTTGGTTAAGCACACACCCAAGCTTTGAGCAACGCATTGAGCAGCTCAAACAAAACCCGTGA
- a CDS encoding membrane protein, translated as MDEIALREQEESLRNQVAQLSPEARKQYYQLEEQLVKDPDTYAVLNYFFAAGLHHFYLGKTARGVINLTLMLLGLVFILFYGWVLLILVCLIELPQLFNSQKIVRKYNIDVMREVLDELKDTQQSQTV; from the coding sequence ATGGACGAAATAGCATTAAGAGAACAAGAAGAATCGTTAAGAAACCAAGTTGCTCAGCTAAGTCCTGAAGCGCGCAAGCAATACTACCAACTTGAAGAACAGCTAGTAAAAGATCCTGATACTTACGCCGTACTCAATTACTTTTTTGCCGCAGGTTTACATCACTTTTATCTGGGTAAAACAGCACGAGGTGTAATTAACCTCACCTTGATGCTATTGGGGCTTGTATTTATTCTCTTTTATGGCTGGGTTCTGCTAATTTTAGTGTGTTTAATTGAGCTACCTCAGTTATTTAACAGCCAAAAAATAGTGAGAAAATACAACATCGATGTAATGCGAGAAGTACTAGATGAGCTCAAAGATACACAACAGAGTCAAACAGTCTAA
- the yidD gene encoding membrane protein insertion efficiency factor YidD → MLKRFALSAIRRYQANGGAKAHFNISCNFTPSCSEYTYQAIEKYGFFKGVRIGFCRIKRCNDPDCIEVKSDPLP, encoded by the coding sequence GTGCTTAAACGCTTTGCTCTGTCTGCCATTCGCCGCTATCAAGCGAATGGTGGAGCAAAAGCCCACTTCAATATAAGTTGTAACTTTACGCCGTCATGCTCTGAATATACCTATCAAGCAATCGAAAAATACGGCTTCTTTAAAGGCGTGCGTATCGGCTTTTGTCGTATCAAGCGCTGTAATGACCCAGATTGTATTGAAGTAAAGTCAGACCCCCTACCGTGA
- a CDS encoding DUF4177 domain-containing protein translates to MTQYDEYKVIHVVEGGCGTLLLGSSGLPLKKLEATLNMEAQDGWQLVFQVIENKRFLLFWSREAVILTLGRKRA, encoded by the coding sequence ATGACCCAATACGACGAATATAAAGTTATCCATGTAGTTGAAGGTGGCTGCGGCACACTGTTACTCGGCTCAAGTGGATTACCGTTAAAAAAACTTGAAGCAACTTTAAACATGGAAGCGCAAGATGGCTGGCAGCTTGTTTTCCAAGTTATCGAAAACAAACGTTTTCTGCTATTTTGGAGCCGTGAAGCCGTGATCTTAACACTTGGTCGTAAACGTGCTTAA
- a CDS encoding aspartate/glutamate racemase family protein, protein MKQLGLIGGMSWESTQSYYQLINQTVKAKLGGLHSAKLCLYSVDFAEIAELQAAGDWQKMTTILAGAATSLKLAGSDAIVICTNTMHKISDEISAASGLPVLHIADATAKRLKNDGIKRIALLGTRFTMQQDFYKARLQDLHGIEVITPDGDQQALVHNIIYDELCRGKVNASSRQTYLDIIDALYQQGAEGVILGCTEIGLLVQQAHTQVPLYDTTKLHAEAVVEWSLGATSCFIHE, encoded by the coding sequence ATGAAACAACTTGGGCTAATTGGCGGTATGAGTTGGGAGTCAACACAAAGCTACTACCAGCTTATCAATCAAACCGTTAAAGCAAAGCTTGGCGGACTACACAGTGCCAAGCTTTGCTTGTATAGCGTCGACTTTGCCGAAATTGCAGAGCTTCAAGCAGCTGGTGATTGGCAGAAAATGACCACCATTTTGGCAGGCGCTGCTACGTCGTTGAAGCTTGCCGGCTCAGATGCCATTGTGATCTGTACCAACACCATGCATAAAATTTCAGATGAAATTAGCGCAGCGTCAGGATTGCCTGTACTGCATATTGCCGACGCAACCGCGAAGCGACTTAAAAATGACGGCATAAAACGCATCGCGCTGTTAGGTACGAGATTTACGATGCAGCAAGACTTTTATAAAGCACGATTACAAGATCTTCACGGCATTGAGGTCATAACACCTGATGGGGACCAACAAGCTTTAGTTCACAACATAATTTATGACGAATTATGTCGTGGTAAAGTCAACGCAAGCTCAAGGCAAACTTATCTAGACATCATCGATGCACTCTATCAACAAGGGGCTGAAGGGGTTATTTTAGGTTGCACAGAAATCGGTTTGCTCGTTCAGCAAGCGCATACTCAAGTTCCTCTTTATGACACGACCAAACTTCATGCTGAAGCCGTTGTAGAGTGGTCACTTGGAGCAACATCTTGCTTTATTCATGAGTAA
- a CDS encoding PepSY-associated TM helix domain-containing protein — protein MRKTLFKWHSAMALIAILPLAVMSITGSMLVFKFEIDSLLLPKQATLTYQDQGVQRQPMKVLVNYVADTHPNYEIGSWEIFDDGYEADRVYLLKHGTDTWFKTYLDPYVGKMLSEPVGIHSDFTDFILHLHYTLLLDDVSKTFPHMGVVIGLAVAILFTLLGVSGLVIYRRFWRRFFSFRRQAPRLIMMSDLHKVIGIWSSPVLLALGITGVYFNAVEYYHEAFEHQEDEHHIVSHAMFNHSLDFDAMMTQSHRAVNGLKPTYWLFPFGPEQTNITIFGSVADANPFISNYAATVSFDAQSGIQTFAYDIRTASTVDRVIDSFRKLHFGHFAGLTSKIIWCIMGLAPVLLGFTGLYLWWQRKRKKHKSKKNRQLALS, from the coding sequence ATGCGTAAAACACTATTTAAATGGCACAGTGCAATGGCATTAATCGCGATACTGCCGCTCGCCGTTATGTCAATCACGGGTAGCATGTTGGTGTTTAAATTCGAGATAGACAGCCTATTACTTCCAAAGCAAGCAACATTGACTTATCAGGACCAAGGCGTCCAACGTCAGCCCATGAAGGTGCTCGTTAATTATGTCGCAGACACCCATCCAAATTATGAAATTGGTAGCTGGGAAATATTTGATGATGGCTACGAAGCTGATAGAGTCTATTTATTAAAGCATGGCACAGACACGTGGTTTAAAACGTATCTAGATCCGTACGTAGGCAAAATGCTAAGCGAGCCTGTGGGTATTCACAGCGACTTTACTGATTTTATTCTTCACCTACATTACACCTTACTACTCGATGATGTGAGTAAAACCTTTCCACACATGGGTGTCGTTATCGGTTTAGCTGTGGCTATACTTTTTACCTTGCTCGGTGTTTCCGGTTTAGTGATATATCGGCGCTTTTGGCGGCGATTCTTTAGCTTTAGGCGACAAGCTCCTCGGCTCATCATGATGAGCGACCTGCATAAGGTAATTGGCATTTGGAGTTCGCCAGTATTGCTCGCGCTAGGTATTACTGGCGTTTACTTTAATGCAGTGGAGTATTATCACGAGGCTTTTGAACACCAAGAAGATGAGCACCATATTGTCAGCCACGCAATGTTTAATCACTCATTAGATTTTGATGCCATGATGACCCAAAGCCATCGTGCGGTTAACGGACTTAAACCAACCTACTGGCTATTTCCATTTGGGCCAGAGCAAACCAACATTACCATTTTTGGTAGCGTCGCCGATGCCAACCCGTTCATTAGTAACTATGCTGCAACGGTTAGTTTTGACGCGCAGTCTGGTATACAAACCTTTGCCTACGATATTCGAACGGCGTCTACTGTAGACAGGGTAATCGACAGTTTTAGAAAACTTCACTTTGGCCACTTTGCAGGGCTTACCAGTAAAATAATTTGGTGCATTATGGGACTCGCCCCCGTATTGCTTGGTTTTACTGGGTTATATTTATGGTGGCAAAGAAAGCGTAAAAAACACAAGAGTAAGAAAAACCGTCAACTCGCCTTAAGCTGA
- a CDS encoding TonB-dependent siderophore receptor, which yields MKINTLYAAVCLSLLSQTTSANENQKDELERIEVQGSQYKSTGTKSSLAPINAPFSISHIDQDTLQLRQADSVNAALRYVSGITPESRSTVTIFDQYTIRGFESYRNYYDGLELQSNNLWNLYPQVDAFATDTIEVLKGPASVLYGSAPPGGMVNQIAKLANGTEQTQVRLRVGSRALKEIGVDHGGVITDELSYRAIALSRTSDGQQKTTEEERTVFAPSLRWQPSHDTALTAQLYYQDDPKAIPSTPLHSVGTLTRASYGYLDADAFAGDINWSNFDRTTLMAGLKLEHNLSDNWALFANWRYTDAEGLQQNTYNQNLIADSDTILARAAYKTDETQHGYVLDNQLSTHFTVGNSSHHLLLGFEYKTLSSTVGYWDTLGTGTPNINLAAPNYAAFDVGALPLNFYTEAHDIEQSNRAFYVQDEVTISALTLLAGLRYDSFTSDVTADKNYAGTEWQTESTIDDTQLTGRIAALYQLDSGWRPYVSYSQSFEPVAGENSVTQQAFKPTEAEQWELGVKYQSRDTQLTFALFDLTKQNEIINSKDFVTKTQAGEIQSKGIELEASHTFNEQVDVQFNATHLDQKVTKNELDQDLVGKRLVWVADNTASLWLNYYPSLLSALKVSVGARYVGESYVGKYNSDTVPSYTLFDIAFDYELSEQARLTFSISNLSDKRYVGACYDESNCWMGAERKADVGLHYRF from the coding sequence ATGAAAATTAACACGCTCTATGCTGCAGTGTGCCTCTCACTGCTTTCTCAAACCACAAGTGCCAATGAAAACCAAAAAGATGAGTTAGAAAGAATAGAAGTTCAGGGCAGTCAATATAAAAGTACCGGAACAAAGTCGTCTTTGGCACCTATCAACGCGCCCTTTTCTATTTCTCATATAGATCAAGATACCCTGCAACTACGCCAAGCTGACTCGGTCAATGCTGCGTTACGCTATGTTTCTGGTATCACACCAGAAAGCCGCAGCACGGTCACCATTTTTGACCAATACACTATTCGCGGTTTTGAATCTTATCGAAACTATTACGATGGCCTAGAACTGCAATCCAATAACCTTTGGAATTTATATCCTCAAGTTGATGCCTTTGCCACCGACACCATTGAGGTGCTAAAAGGCCCAGCGTCAGTACTTTACGGCTCAGCCCCGCCAGGTGGCATGGTGAATCAAATCGCAAAGCTTGCCAATGGCACTGAGCAAACACAGGTTCGCCTGAGAGTCGGTAGCAGAGCGCTCAAAGAAATTGGCGTTGATCATGGAGGTGTGATCACCGATGAACTGAGCTATCGTGCCATTGCGCTATCAAGAACAAGTGATGGCCAGCAAAAAACAACTGAAGAAGAACGCACTGTATTTGCACCATCACTGCGCTGGCAACCGAGCCATGATACGGCTTTAACTGCACAGCTTTATTACCAAGACGATCCCAAAGCTATACCGTCCACTCCCTTACATAGCGTTGGTACGCTCACGCGTGCAAGTTACGGTTATCTAGATGCCGATGCATTTGCAGGCGATATCAATTGGTCTAATTTTGATAGAACAACGCTAATGGCAGGGCTAAAGTTGGAACACAATTTGTCCGACAATTGGGCTTTATTTGCCAACTGGCGTTACACCGATGCAGAAGGCCTACAGCAAAATACCTACAACCAAAACTTAATTGCAGATAGCGATACCATACTTGCCCGTGCAGCATATAAAACCGATGAAACGCAACATGGCTATGTTTTAGACAACCAATTGTCTACTCACTTTACGGTTGGCAACTCATCACATCACTTACTCTTGGGTTTTGAATACAAAACCTTAAGCTCAACCGTAGGGTATTGGGATACACTCGGGACAGGCACACCAAACATTAATCTAGCAGCGCCCAATTATGCAGCCTTTGATGTAGGCGCTTTGCCACTTAACTTCTATACCGAAGCGCACGATATTGAACAGAGTAACCGTGCGTTTTACGTCCAAGACGAAGTGACAATATCAGCGCTAACCCTCTTGGCAGGTCTTAGATACGACAGTTTCACCAGTGATGTTACTGCTGATAAAAACTACGCTGGCACCGAGTGGCAAACGGAATCAACTATTGATGACACCCAACTCACCGGGAGGATTGCCGCACTTTATCAGCTGGACTCTGGTTGGCGACCTTACGTAAGCTATAGTCAGTCATTTGAGCCCGTTGCAGGAGAAAATAGCGTAACTCAACAAGCCTTCAAACCAACTGAAGCAGAACAATGGGAACTTGGCGTTAAATATCAATCTCGCGATACACAGCTAACATTTGCGCTATTCGATCTCACCAAGCAGAACGAAATCATTAACAGCAAAGACTTTGTCACGAAAACTCAAGCCGGTGAAATCCAGTCCAAAGGTATTGAGCTTGAGGCTTCTCACACCTTTAACGAACAAGTTGATGTGCAGTTCAATGCCACGCATCTAGACCAGAAAGTCACTAAAAACGAATTAGATCAAGATTTGGTGGGGAAACGCTTAGTGTGGGTTGCAGATAACACCGCATCGCTTTGGTTAAACTATTACCCAAGCCTGTTGAGTGCACTTAAAGTCAGTGTTGGTGCTCGGTATGTTGGCGAGAGTTATGTTGGCAAATACAACTCTGATACTGTGCCATCCTATACCTTATTTGACATCGCCTTTGATTATGAACTCAGCGAGCAAGCCAGGCTCACCTTTAGCATTAGTAACCTCAGTGACAAGCGTTACGTTGGCGCATGCTATGACGAAAGTAACTGCTGGATGGGGGCAGAGCGCAAAGCCGATGTTGGTCTTCACTACCGCTTTTAG
- a CDS encoding helix-turn-helix transcriptional regulator: MSIVLDLYSQLLHQGFYDHVSDGELHNEVPLISSSISQVKLDGIIYHRTAQTAAMMPENYGSLILITEGSGWWLTEQSLQRADLTQLIYLEANQKHVFHLPTQYLAVSFNFPINWLASRTGKRLQHGQALTIPFGLATLFKSALTATTLNLTATKWLEDEIVLHLSACQPTQLPTSPLAELKQLISTHANDEAFCIDMLCDHSGWSKRYIHKLFAASDLSASEYLIRTRLTHAYFELLNSSASLNQIAIDSGFKNQAHFSRRFKQLFSLSPKQISQRVHS, from the coding sequence ATGAGTATTGTACTAGACCTCTACAGCCAATTATTACATCAAGGATTTTATGACCATGTATCTGACGGTGAATTACACAACGAAGTACCACTCATCTCCAGTAGCATCTCGCAAGTAAAGCTCGATGGCATTATTTACCATCGCACTGCGCAAACTGCGGCGATGATGCCTGAAAACTATGGTAGTTTAATCCTTATCACTGAAGGAAGTGGTTGGTGGTTGACTGAACAGTCTTTACAGCGTGCTGATCTAACGCAGCTAATCTATCTTGAAGCAAATCAAAAACATGTGTTTCACCTTCCGACACAATACCTCGCTGTTAGCTTCAACTTTCCAATCAATTGGCTAGCCTCTCGAACCGGCAAACGACTTCAGCATGGTCAAGCGCTGACCATTCCCTTTGGCCTAGCAACATTATTCAAAAGCGCCTTAACCGCCACAACGTTAAATTTAACAGCGACAAAATGGCTTGAAGATGAAATTGTACTGCACCTAAGTGCTTGCCAGCCGACCCAATTACCAACGTCGCCGCTAGCGGAGTTAAAACAGCTCATCTCTACACATGCAAATGATGAAGCATTTTGTATCGACATGCTATGTGACCATTCAGGCTGGTCAAAACGTTATATTCACAAACTCTTTGCCGCATCTGATCTGAGTGCCAGTGAATATCTTATCCGCACTAGGCTCACTCATGCTTATTTTGAGTTACTTAATAGCTCTGCATCCTTAAATCAAATTGCTATTGATAGCGGATTTAAAAATCAGGCGCACTTCAGCCGTCGTTTTAAGCAATTATTTTCTCTTTCTCCCAAACAAATTTCACAACGAGTGCACTCTTAG